The following nucleotide sequence is from Zingiber officinale cultivar Zhangliang chromosome 10A, Zo_v1.1, whole genome shotgun sequence.
ACTAGATGCCAGTAGATGCTCATGTATCACTAGTAACAGCTCTCTGGAGTGATAAGTTACAGGAGTTGCTGCAGCTATTGCTGCTCTTTCGAAGCGCTTGAATGTAGGAGCAGCAGCATCAGTGGTGGACAATGTGCTTGCACGCCCAGAATTTGTGACAATTGCAATTTAACTCAATAGAAACTTGAATAACTCAGACTGCCATCTTGATTGTCCAATTCCAGATATGATGCAGGTTCGATAGTGCAATCTTTCGgaaaccataacttttgacttgggaCTCGGAATCAAGTTTTGTCGGTTGCCACTCGTGCAGAATTCAAAGATCTACATTTGTTATTGGTTGTAACCGCCCAAAATCACCGTTTAGGCCCTCAATCGAGCCACGGAacatattttttacaatttttgataATTTTCGTTTTAAtagtatttaggatatttttggtaTATATGGGTTACGATTTGTCTATGTTAGTGTCATGTTTTGTTAattaggatttttattaaaaaaaattttctagtaAGATTTATCTTTTTTGTGTAAAAGATGGGAATTGAGGTCCATATATgaggattttttttcctttcttcgaATCTTAGGGTATGAGATCTATATAAGTATCCTGTTTCATGTTTTGAGGATAATTTTGATTAATGTTATTTTTAGCCGCCGTCTTTTCTTTGGAACGTGGTGTTTTTCCTATTTCCTGTTGTTTCCCTTCGAATCAACAAGTTATATAAGGTTGCTTCCGGTATTTGTGTGTGAATCAACAGATTCGATTGTCGCTTCTGGTATTCATACATGAATCAACAAAACCGATAGTTATCCGCCGTGTCAATCCTAAGActaaaagaaaggaaagaaatccttATATATGAACAGCAAATCCTatcttgtaaagaaagaaaagaaatccttCCAGAAAAgtaaatttcataacagaaattgaaattaacataACAGGATGCTGATATAGACTAGATCTACCCATAAATATTAGGAATACTAAAAATACCTTAAATACTAAAAAAACTCAAAAAGTACTAAAAAAGCATGAAAGATATTCGGATCCTCTTGTATCAGTAGCTCATTGGGCTATAGAAAAGAGTAAAGAGGTCACCTATGGTGGTCCCAACAACATCATTGAAGAGCAATGTACGGTCATATTCATGGATTAGAACCTTGAGCCATGTTTGGTCAATGCAACTGAGATTTTTTGCTCCACATAAAAAAGATGTGGAATGGCATTGATATTGCATGGACGATGATGACGACAATATGTTGAGAACAATGCACCAATGTTGAACGTGAAGCCGACTTGTGAGAGATGCAAGGGAGTGAGAGGTTGACTTATCAGAGAAGGGAGGAAGTAGCGACACCCATTGGCTTGATCTAGTGGTACAATGTCTTGATTGGATTAATCGAAAGCAAAACATAAATATATAACAAAAGTTGTAATTTTTTCTACATTCTTgcaataaaagaaaagtttatcgTAGTAAGTTCAACAAAATTTGTAAATTgtaagaagaaaaagtataaataTAGTTGTGTGTGCTTGCATTTGATAGACACTTTTAGTAATTTTATCTAGCTCATGCTAGAATCACATTTCCTATATCTTTATTAGTGTCTTCGACTATAGATTATGCTAAATGTAATATCAGAGACCAGTGTTGCACGGATACGGATACGGGTATCGTATTGGATACGACACGGATACGGGGAtacgaaaaattttaaaaatataggaCACGATACGGCTAGGATACGgcgattattaaaaaataaaaaatattatatatatatatatatatcgtattaaaaattaaaaatcctatAATAGAAAACCATGTTCATATTAGATCAACCATAATATCCATTACAAACAAAAAGTAAACATAACAAAATGCAACACACCAAATACATCTTAAATAAACAAGTAAAActgtaaaaaaaatcaaacatccaTATCGGTCTCATCGCCAACACCGCCTTCGTCAGTAAATAAGACCGACTCCAATTCAGGTTCATCAAGAGACAAATTGGCAATTTCAAGGATAGCAGCACCCTCCATGTCCATGGAATCAAACTCATCTGCTCCAACATCCCACATCTTACTTTCTCCTTCATTATAATGTGGACTCCTCCTAGATAAAAGACGAAGGTTATAGTGAACATATACCAAATCTTCCGCTCTTTGTGGTGTTATCTTGTTCCTCTTCAATGAGTGTATGAAATTGTAGGTGctccaatttctctcacaacaagaagaagaagatgggtgCCCAAGTAGCTTTAAAGCTAAACTTTGAAGAGTTGGTGTAGAAGCACCATGGATAACCCACCACTTAGTTGGAGACATCAAACCTCGATCACGCATTGAATCATTATCAGAAAAATCATCAATGGCAGCTGAAAAAGAGGCAAACTCCTCATTAACACTTCTTCGTTCGGATGAATTGGAGTAGTATCTTTCAATGCACTTTTTCCTTTCCCTTGAAATTTCGATGTCCCTATGAGGAGGAAGACGATTGggagattcttggagccactcATGGCTATAATACCTACATAAAAAGATTGATAGTTTAACATCATTCATAaactaatatttctaatttgctaaaacttagaaagttaaaattttttagagATTTACCTTGGATTCAAAGAATGCGCCAAACAATGAAGAGGTGTATTGCTTTTATTCCATCGCTCCACTAGAATATTATGAACAACATCATAAAACTTTGAATCTCCACTATGAGGCCCCTTTGAGATAGCAACTCTCATTTTTTCTATCATTTCATCCCACCGCTCATAAACTAAATGAAGACAAGGCTGATCAGTGTCTGCTTTCCTTAGCATCTCATAAATTGGACTTGTGAAAGCAAGTATATAATCAATTTGTTCCCAAAATTGATCATCCAATATCTTGTACTTCACTACTCTGGCCTTCACTACATCATCCTCCTTGTACAAATCCCATCTTTCACTAATCACCATGTTTTCAAGACATTTCTTGATTTGTCTGAACCTTTTAAGCATAATGATCGTAGAAGCAAATCGAGTATCCGCAAGTGATAGCATCTTCAAGTTTGAGTTATCGTTGAACATGGATAATCTCATATTGTGATTCATGATAAAATTCTTGATCATTGAAGCATCATTTGCTGCTTCTGCTATCCACTTGCATTCATCAAAGGCTTCTTTGTTTTGTAGAGAGTCAGTCGGTGCACAAATATTCTTCAAAGCAAGATTCAATGTGTGCACAACGCAAGGAGTCCAAAATATGTCTGGGTACTTTGCCTCAACGAGTAGCCCAGCAGCTTTGCAAACAGGAGCATTATCGGTGACCACTTGGACAACATTCTGATGTCCCACTTCATTTATGGTATTAATGAGCAACTTAGAGATGAAAGCTTTATCCTTGTACTCACCTTCACAATTTATCGCCTTTAAAAACATAGGACCACTTTCGCAGACAGCCATGATATTAATTAGCGGTCTTCTTTGCACATCCGACCACCCATCACTACAAAtactaactcccttttgtttccaagcagCTTTTGTTGGCTCTAAAAGCTTTCCAATATGAGCTTTTTCTTTTTGAAGAAGTGAAGTTCTCAATAAATTGTATCCAGGTGGAAGATAACCTGGAATTGTTCGTTGAGTAGCCAAACTGAAAGCACGAACATAATGAGGATTCCTAGCAATATTGAAAGATAATCCCCCGGTGTAAAATAACCTTGCAACTTCAGAGTGGAGCTCATCTCTGGCATTcaagttaaaagatttttcaagcgGGCCAAGTGGTCCTTTCCTCTTCTTTGTTGGATCATCATTTTGCAAAATACCACTAGTACAAAATGAGGATTTTGAAGCCATATTTGATGATGTAGATGACGAAGGCAGCGGAACTTCTTTTTGTTTAGaattcttctttctcaattctgcATCATCAATAAGTTGTTGCATACGCTTCATTTGATCCATTGTAACAGCCGTACAACCTGCGATTCCAGCACCTTTTTGTTTTAACAGGTGTGCTTTCACCCTTGAATATGATCCTTTGCACACTTTATTACATATATTGCATGACCAAGTAACATTTCCTCCTCCAACTGCCTTTTCCACCTTGGTTACAAATCTCCACAAAGGAGAataatcatcaacatcctcatgTGCACTGCCActctcattttgaaaactttccaTGGCAAGTAAACTGAAAATAACAACTAACTGAACTAAGAAATAAGAAGCAACGCAGGGGATGGGAAGACTATTGTTAAACTTACCAGAAATCGTACCAAAAGCAAAAACAAATTTGTGAActcaaaagaaaaaacaaaaaactaaaCTTACCACTTTACCAGAAAGAGGGCAGCGACGGGAGAGCTGTTGCGAGCAGCGGCGGGAGACAGTGAGCAGCGCCGGGTTGCTGCTGGCTTCTGTGAGGGCTGCTGTTGAGCAGGCGACGACGCGACGCGACGCCTGGCTTTTGCAAGCAGCGGCGGCGACGCTGGCTTGAGCAGAGAGGCGACGCTGGCTTGAGCAGAGAGGCGGCTGGCCGCTGGGCTTCTGCGAGCAGCTACGAACTGCTGCTGGGTTCTGCGAGCAGTGGAGCTGTGGCGAACTTTCTTCGAGCAGCAACAGGCGACGCGGCGAAGAAGTTGTCGCGATGGAGAAAACAGAAAAGGAATCAGGGGCGTGGGAAGAGTAGTTTAGGGTTTTTTTGTGATTTTAATAAGTAGTcctcataattttattatttttcattttctctcgaaatttttaattttgttacaATTGTGTCCAAACGTGTCCGAAAACGTGTCTTGGCCGTGTCCTAGCCGTGTCTGGCTGGTCAAACTTGGAAAAAGTCAACGACACGGTTTTTGCCGTGTCCGACACACGTATTTGCCTGTCGTGTCCGTGTCCGTGTCGTGTC
It contains:
- the LOC122026244 gene encoding uncharacterized protein LOC122026244 codes for the protein MIEKMRVAISKGPHSGDSKFYDVVHNILVERWNKSNTPLHCLAHSLNPRYYSHEWLQESPNRLPPHRDIEISRERKKCIERYYSNSSERRSVNEEFASFSAAIDDFSDNDSMRDRGLMSPTKWWVIHGASTPTLQSLALKLLGHPSSSSCCERNWSTYNFIHSLKRNKITPQRAEDLVYVHYNLRLLSRRSPHYNEGESKMWDVGADEFDSMDMEGAAILEIANLSLDEPELESVLFTDEGGVGDETDMDV